In Allorhizobium pseudoryzae, the genomic window GCAAGGACGGCGGGCCGGGGATCATCATTGGCTTGCCACGCCAGAGCGACAAGGGCCGCCACAATTCCGCGGCGATCATCGACGGCGGCAAGATCCTCTCGCTGCGCGACAAGATCGACCTGCCGAACTACGGCGAATTCGACGAGAAGCGCGTTTTCGACGAAGGCGAGATGCCGGGGCCAGTGAACTTTCGAGGCGTGCGGATCGGTGTGCCGATCTGCGAGGAGATCTGGAACGAACTCGGCGTCTGCGAGACGCTGGCCGAAAGCGGCGCCGAACTGCTGATCGTGCCGAACGGCTCGCCCTATCATCGCGGCAAGGTGGATGTGCGCCATCAGGTGGCGCTGCGCCAGGTGATCGAAAGCGGGCTGCCGCTGATCTTCGTCAACCAGCTCGGCGGTCAGGACGAACTGGTCTTCGACGGCGGAAGTTTCGGTTTCAACGCCGACAAGACGCTGGCCTTCCAGATGCCGGAATTCGAAACGGCTCTTTCGATCACCGAATGGCAACGGCAGGGCGAGACGTTCGTCTGCTCGACCGGCCCGTTTGCAACGATCCCTGAAGGCGAGGAGGCGGATTACCGGGCCTGCCTGCTCGGTTTCCGCGACTATGTGAACAAGAACGGGTTCAAGAGTGTCGTGCTGGGGCTCTCCGGCGGCATCGATTCGGCAATCTGCGCGGCGATCGCCGTCGATGCGCTGGGCGCCGAGCGGGTGCGCACCGTGATGCTGCCCTATCGGTACACCTCCGAGGACAGTTTCAAGGATGCGGCCGATTGCGCCAACGCGCTCGGCTGCCGGTATGACATCGTGCCGATCGTCGAGCCGGTGGAAGGTTTTCTTTCAGCGCTCTCCGATATGTTCGAGGGCACCGAAGAGGGCATCACGGAAGAAAACCTGCAGAGCCGCACGCGCGGCACGATCCTGATGGCGATTTCCAACAAGTTCGGCGCCATGGTGGTGACGACCGGCAACAAATCGGAAATGTCGGTGGGGTATGCGACGCTCTACGGCGACATGAACGGTGGCTTCAACCCGATCAAGGACCTCTACAAGATGCAGGTCTATGCCATCTCCGAATGGCGCAACCGGCATGTGCCGCCGGGCGCGCTGGGGCCGGGCGGCGAGGTGATCCCGCAGAACATCCTCTCCAAGGCGCCCTCCGCAGAGCTTCGGCCGAACCAGACCGACCAGGATTCGCTGCCGCCCTATCCGGTGCTCGATGACATCCTGGAATGCCTGGTCGAGGGCGAGATGGCGATCGAGGACATTCTGGCGCGCGGCCATGATGCAGCGACCGTGCACCGCGTCGAACATCTTCTCTATCTCGCCGAATACAAGCGCCGCCAGTCGGCGCCGGGCGTGAAGATCACCAAGAAAAATTTCGGCCGCGACCGGCGCTATCCGATCACCAACCGGTTCCGGGATCGGTAATTCAGCCTCTGCAGGGATTGGCCCTCACCCTGCCTCCGCTTTGCTCGGCAGACCTTCCCACAAGGGGAGAGGAGGCAACGAGCGTTGCGGCATATGCCTTCTCCCCGTGGGGAGAAGGTGCCCGAAGGGCGGATGAGGGTGAGCGTGCCACGGGCGGAAGGACAGTCATGCGCAGTTCCATCGAAATCTACGATCTGAACACCCGCTCCTCACGCATCGTCTGGCAGAGCGAGGACCTGTTGGAGGCGCCGAACTGGTCGCCGGACGGCACGTGGCTGATGCTGAACTGCGATGGCCGGATGCTGCGCCTGCCGGTCGATGGCAGCGCTGGCCCGCAACGGATCGATACCGGGTTTGCCATCCAGTGCAACAATGATCACGGCATTGCGCCGGATGGCCGCTTCATCGCGATGTCCGACAAGTCGGAGTTCGGCAAGTCGGCGATCTACATCCTGCCGGTCGCCGGTGGCGTGCCAAAGCTCGTCACGCGCGATCTTCCCTCCTACTGGCACGGCTGGTCGCCGGACGGGGAGCGGTTCGCCTATTGCGGCATCCGCAACGATGTCTTCGACATCTATTCGATCCGCACCGACGGCACGGACGAGCGCCGGCTGACGGCGGGCGAGGGGCGCAATGACGGCCCCGACTATTCCGCGGATGGCCGGTGGATCTATTTCAACTCCAGCCGGACCGGGCGCATGCAGATCTGGCGTGTGCCGGTGGATGGCGGCGCGGCGGAGCGCATCACCGACAGCCCTTACGGCGACTGGTTTCCGCATCCCTCGCCGGATGGCCGCAAGGTGATATTCCTTTCCTATGACGGCGACGTCTTCGACCATCCGCGTGATCTTGACGTGCGCATCCGGATGATGGATCCGGACGGTTCGAACGTGGAGACGCTGTTCAATCTGTTTGGTGGTCAGGGCACGATGAATTCACCGAACTGGGGACCGGATTCCTCGGCCTTTGCCTATGTGCGCTATACGCCGGTCCGGTCATGAAAATTTCTTGTGAGACGCCGGAAGGCGAGGGCCTGGTCAGCGCCGGCCCCTTGCCCCGGGAGGCGCGCGAGGCCGTCTACCAGACGATCCACAGCCGCCGCGACGTGCGCGACCAGTTCCTGCCCGATCCCTTGCCGGACGACCTGGTGCGGCGCCTGCTGGAGGCAGCGCATGCGGCGCCTTCCGTCGGGTTCATGCAGCCGTGGAGCTTCATCCTCATCCGCGACGCGGAAACCAAGGCCCGAGCGCATGCGGCCTTCCTGACGGCGAATGACGAGGCGGCGGCGATGTTTGTCGACGAGCAACAGGCGCTCTATCGCGGCCTGAAGCTGGAAGGCATCCGCAAGTCACCGCTGTCGATCGTCGTGACCTCCGATCCGGACCGGGCAGGACCTGTGGTGCTGGGACGCACCCACAATCCGAAGATGGATCTCTATTCCACCGTCTGCGCCGTGCAAAACCTGTGGCTGGCCGCCCGTGCGGAAGGGGTGGGCGTCGGCTGGGTTAGCATTTTTCGCGACGAGGATGTGCGTGCGTTGCTCGGCATTCCGGAGCGGGTGGAGATCATCGCCTGGCTCTGCCTGGGCTATGTCGAGACGCTCTATTCCGAGCCGGAGCTTGCCATCAAGGGCTGGCGACAACGTCTGCCGCTCGAGGATCTGGTCTTCGAGGGACGTTGGGGCGAACCGAAACCGGCTTAAGGATTATTGCTGTGGCTGTGCGCCGGGTGTCGCTGGATGCGCCAGGTCAATGCGGCTGTCGTTCGGAAAGAATTGCGGGCCGACCATGCGCACCGGCCGGTCCGGGTTCCAGTCGCGCTCTGCAACCGGCGGCGTCACGTCCCGCCGGGCCTCCTGCGCTTTCGGCTTGAACTCGATGATCGACTGGGACGGAGGCTGGCTGGTGCTCGGACGCAGGCCGCCATCCGGCGCGATCGATGCGGGGATGGTCGCATAGTCGATCTCGCCGCAGCGAAGGGTGCGCATCTCCTCGCGAAGGGCCGCCTCGTCCCGGCCAAGCGACGTGACCACCTTCATGGATTTCTGTCTCTGGTCGATGATGGCGCGGCGGTTGTCATCCATCGCCGACAAGGTCGCCTGCAGATCCTCGCAGACATCGGCCGGGGCGCCGACCTGGACGATGCTGCCGGAACTGCAGCGCATCCTTGTCATTTCCCGGCGGACCTTGCGGATCTCCTGCGCCTGGTCGGACAAGGCGTCGGCAAAGCTGCGCGCCACGTCGGTGTCGCCGATCACCTGTGTCGTCCCGGCGACTTCGCGTCCCAGCGCCATGCAGCGTTCGGCATTGGCAGCGGCATCACCGGCGGCAAGGGCCGCGGCGGGAAACAGAAGGATGAGGGCGGAGAGGAGCGGTTTTACCGGCATGAAAGGCTCTCGTCTTTCGAATGTCTGACCCGGAGGATAAGTCCTCCGGGTTGACAATGTGATAAGGCGAGAACCGTTCCCGCTTAAGCGGGCATCGTCGCGAAATCGCTGTGCGAGGCTTCGACCACCGCAAGGGCCGCCATGTTGACGACGCCGCGCGAGGTGACCGAGGTGGAGAGCACATGAGCCGGCTGGGCGGCACCGAGCAGGATCGGGCCGACATGCAGCGCGTCCATCATGGTGCGCACGATGCCGAGCGAGATGTTGGCCGAATCCAGGTTCGGGAAGATCAACAGGTTGGCTTCGCCGGACAGGCTGCTGTTCGGCATGGCGCGCTTGCGAAGCGCTTCCGACAGGGCAGATCCGGCCTGCATTTCACCATCCACTTCGAGATCCGGCGCACGCTCTCGGATCAGGTCGAGCGCGGCGCGCATCTTGCGGGCGCTGTCCGAATTGCGGGAGCCGAAATTGGAGTGCGAGATCAGCGCGGCCTTCGGCGTGATGCCGAAGCGGCGGATTTCCTGCGCCGCGAGATCGGCGATTTCCGCGATCTCCTCATGCGTCGGATTTTCGTTGACGAAGGTATCGGTGAAGAAGACCGGTCCCTTCTGGGTGATCAGCAGACTCAAGCTTGAAAAGGCCTTGACGCCCGGCCGCTTGCCGATGATCTGGCCGACATCCTTCAGGTGACGGTCGAAACGGCCTTCGACGCCGCAGATCAGCGCATCCGCATCCCCGCGCTTGACGGCGAGCGCGCCGATGACGGTGGTATTCGTGCGCACGATGGTGCGGGCGGCTTCCGGATTGATGCCGAGGCGGCCGACGAGGTGGAAATACTCATCGACATAGTCGCGGTAACGCGGATCGTCTTCCGGGTTGACGACGGCGAAGTCCTCGTTCGGGCGCAGCCGGATGCCGAAACGCTTGAGGCGCGCCTCGATGACCGAAGGACGGCCGATCAGGATCGGCACGCCCGTCTTTTCCTCCAGCAGAACCTGGGCGGCGCGCAGCACGCGCTCGTCTTCGCCTTCGGCAAAGATGACCCGCTTCTTTTCCGCCTGCTTGGCGCTGGTGAAGATCGGCTTCATGACGAAACCGGAGCGCCAGACGAAGCGGTTCAACTGGTCGAGATAATGCTCGAAATCGGTGATTGGGCGGGCGGCGACGCCGGTTTCGGCGGCAGCCTTGGCGACAGCCGGCGCGATGCGCAGGATGAGGCGCGGATCAAACGGCGAGGGGATGAGGTAGTTCGGGCCGAAAACCGGCGTCTCATCCGCATAGGCGCGGGCCGCCACGTCGGAGATTTCCTCGCGGGCGAGGCCGGCAATCGCCTTCACCGCCGCCATCTTCATCTCTTCGTTGATGGTCGTCGCACCGCAATCCAGCGCGCCGCGGAAGATATAGGGGAAGCAGAGGACGTTGTTGACCTGGTTGGGGAAATCCGACCGGCCGGTGCAGATCATCGCGTCGGGGCGGGCGGCGCGCGCCAGTTCCGGCATGATTTCCGGCGTCGGGTTGGCAAGCGCCATGATCAGCGGCTTTTCCGCCATCTGTTCGAGCAGTTCCGGCTTCAGCACGCCGGCCGCCGACAGGCCGAGGAACACATCCGCACCGCCGATCGATTCCGACAGCACCCGCTTGTCGCTCTTCTGGGCGTAGACTTCCTTCCACGGGTCCATCAGCACGTTGCGGCCGTCATAGACGAGGCCTTCGATGTCATGCACCCAGATGTTTTCGCGGCGGGCGCCGAGCGAGACGAGAAGGTTGAGGCAGGCGAGCGCTGCGGCACCGGCACCGGAGGTGACGATCTTGACGTTCTCGATCTTCTTGCCGGCGAGTTCCAGCCCGTTCAGGATCGCGGCGGCGACGATGATCGCCGTGCCGTGCTGGTCGTCGTGGAAGACCGGGATGTTCATCTTGTCGCGCAGCTGGCGCTCCACCTCGAAACATTCCGGCGCCTTGATGTCTTCGAGGTTGATGCCGCCGAAGGTGGGTTCGAGTGCGGCAATGGTCGAGACCATGGAATCGACCGTTCCGGCGTCGATCTCGATATCGAAGACGTCGATGGCGGCAAATTTCTTGAAGAGGACGGCCTTGCCTTCCATCACCGGCTTGGAGGCGAGCGGCCCGATATTGCCGAGCCCGAGCACGGCCGTGCCGTTGGAGATGACGGCGACCAGGTTGGCGCGGGCCGTGTAATCGGCGGCCGTTTCGGGATTGTCGCGGATGGCAAGGCAGGGGGCTGCCACACCGGGGGAATAGGCCAGCGCCAGGTCGCGCTGGTTGCCGAGCGGTTTGGTCGCCACGATCTCCAGCTTGCCGGGTCGCGGATAACGGTGGAAAAACAGCGCCTGTTCGTCGAGGTCCGCC contains:
- a CDS encoding NADP-dependent malic enzyme gives rise to the protein MAMGDNANGSSEKQAPKADLDEQALFFHRYPRPGKLEIVATKPLGNQRDLALAYSPGVAAPCLAIRDNPETAADYTARANLVAVISNGTAVLGLGNIGPLASKPVMEGKAVLFKKFAAIDVFDIEIDAGTVDSMVSTIAALEPTFGGINLEDIKAPECFEVERQLRDKMNIPVFHDDQHGTAIIVAAAILNGLELAGKKIENVKIVTSGAGAAALACLNLLVSLGARRENIWVHDIEGLVYDGRNVLMDPWKEVYAQKSDKRVLSESIGGADVFLGLSAAGVLKPELLEQMAEKPLIMALANPTPEIMPELARAARPDAMICTGRSDFPNQVNNVLCFPYIFRGALDCGATTINEEMKMAAVKAIAGLAREEISDVAARAYADETPVFGPNYLIPSPFDPRLILRIAPAVAKAAAETGVAARPITDFEHYLDQLNRFVWRSGFVMKPIFTSAKQAEKKRVIFAEGEDERVLRAAQVLLEEKTGVPILIGRPSVIEARLKRFGIRLRPNEDFAVVNPEDDPRYRDYVDEYFHLVGRLGINPEAARTIVRTNTTVIGALAVKRGDADALICGVEGRFDRHLKDVGQIIGKRPGVKAFSSLSLLITQKGPVFFTDTFVNENPTHEEIAEIADLAAQEIRRFGITPKAALISHSNFGSRNSDSARKMRAALDLIRERAPDLEVDGEMQAGSALSEALRKRAMPNSSLSGEANLLIFPNLDSANISLGIVRTMMDALHVGPILLGAAQPAHVLSTSVTSRGVVNMAALAVVEASHSDFATMPA
- a CDS encoding TolB family protein, translated to MRSSIEIYDLNTRSSRIVWQSEDLLEAPNWSPDGTWLMLNCDGRMLRLPVDGSAGPQRIDTGFAIQCNNDHGIAPDGRFIAMSDKSEFGKSAIYILPVAGGVPKLVTRDLPSYWHGWSPDGERFAYCGIRNDVFDIYSIRTDGTDERRLTAGEGRNDGPDYSADGRWIYFNSSRTGRMQIWRVPVDGGAAERITDSPYGDWFPHPSPDGRKVIFLSYDGDVFDHPRDLDVRIRMMDPDGSNVETLFNLFGGQGTMNSPNWGPDSSAFAYVRYTPVRS
- the bluB gene encoding 5,6-dimethylbenzimidazole synthase, which produces MKISCETPEGEGLVSAGPLPREAREAVYQTIHSRRDVRDQFLPDPLPDDLVRRLLEAAHAAPSVGFMQPWSFILIRDAETKARAHAAFLTANDEAAAMFVDEQQALYRGLKLEGIRKSPLSIVVTSDPDRAGPVVLGRTHNPKMDLYSTVCAVQNLWLAARAEGVGVGWVSIFRDEDVRALLGIPERVEIIAWLCLGYVETLYSEPELAIKGWRQRLPLEDLVFEGRWGEPKPA
- a CDS encoding NAD+ synthase, with the protein product MTQAIAQTLRIALAQLNPTVGDVAGNLALARDARKAAAEKGADLVVFTELFLSGYPPEDLVLKPAFLKSCWRALEALVEDSKDGGPGIIIGLPRQSDKGRHNSAAIIDGGKILSLRDKIDLPNYGEFDEKRVFDEGEMPGPVNFRGVRIGVPICEEIWNELGVCETLAESGAELLIVPNGSPYHRGKVDVRHQVALRQVIESGLPLIFVNQLGGQDELVFDGGSFGFNADKTLAFQMPEFETALSITEWQRQGETFVCSTGPFATIPEGEEADYRACLLGFRDYVNKNGFKSVVLGLSGGIDSAICAAIAVDALGAERVRTVMLPYRYTSEDSFKDAADCANALGCRYDIVPIVEPVEGFLSALSDMFEGTEEGITEENLQSRTRGTILMAISNKFGAMVVTTGNKSEMSVGYATLYGDMNGGFNPIKDLYKMQVYAISEWRNRHVPPGALGPGGEVIPQNILSKAPSAELRPNQTDQDSLPPYPVLDDILECLVEGEMAIEDILARGHDAATVHRVEHLLYLAEYKRRQSAPGVKITKKNFGRDRRYPITNRFRDR